One part of the Amphiprion ocellaris isolate individual 3 ecotype Okinawa chromosome 24, ASM2253959v1, whole genome shotgun sequence genome encodes these proteins:
- the LOC111573194 gene encoding leucine-rich repeat-containing protein 3-like codes for MGASRSCRSSRKPPCCASLWFVLLLSVIMTTHACPKICHCSDRNGMVVQCTSRNLESIPSNLPRDTVVLLLSSNRIRHVPREAFTDLHRLRELDLSHNAIEMVEVGAFQGISDTLRTLDLSNNHLSSLPKDTFTKLHARVRLSHNPWHCECSLQEVLRELRLDPETVNEVSCFTSVQEEYVGQPVIQVLDSGINFCNFHHKTTDVAMFVAMFCWFSMVTAYIIYYIKHNQEDARRHMEYLKSLPSTSHISKDYDTASSIF; via the coding sequence ATGGGGGCCTCTAGAAGCTGCAGGTCCTCCAGAAAACCTCCGTGCTGTGCTTCTCTTTGGTTTGTGCTGCTCTTATCGGTGATTATGACGACGCATGCCTGCCCGAAGATCTGCCACTGCTCCGACAGGAACGGCATGGTGGTGCAGTGTACCTCACGCAACCTGGAGAGCATCCCGTCCAACCTGCCCAGAGACACCGTGGTCCTCCTGCTGTCGTCCAACCGGATCAGACACGTCCCCAGGGAGGCCTTCACGGACCTCCACCGCCTCCGGGAGCTGGACTTATCTCACAACGCCATCGAGATGGTGGAGGTCGGTGCCTTCCAGGGAATCTCAGACACCCTGCGGACCTTAGATCTTTCTAACAACCACCTCAGCAGCCTCCCTAAGGACACCTTCACCAAGCTGCACGCCCGGGTCCGCCTCTCCCACAACCCCTGGCACTGTGAGTGCTCGCTGCAGGAGGTTCTTCGGGAGCTGAGGCTCGACCCTGAGACCGTCAACGAGGTTAGCTGCTTCACATCGGTGCAGGAGGAGTACGTGGGGCAGCCGGTGATCCAGGTCCTGGACTCAGGGATCAACTTCTGCAACTTCCACCACAAGACGACGGACGTGGCCATGTTCGTTGCCatgttctgctggttctccATGGTGACGGCGTACATCATCTACTACATCAAACACAACCAGGAGGACGCCAGGCGGCACATGGAGTATCTCAAGTCGCTGCCCAGCACCTCGCACATCAGTAAGGACTACGACACGGCGAGTAGCATCTTCTAA